The Fusarium falciforme chromosome 12, complete sequence DNA window CGTGAGGATGATTCGAGGATTCTAGACTTGAGTTAGCCCATGGTACTAATGAGTAGGAGTATATGGACTTACTGTCGTGGCTTGGATCACCTTCGCAAGCCTTTGCACACTCGAGTGCTGCTGCGTTTTGGATGCACTTTTCTGGGGAGACGTGTTAGAGGTGACATGGTTGAATATTAGGTAGCACAGCTTACCGTCACAGCGCTCTTCAGAGCCACAGCAAGTCGAAGCAGTGGACATGACGCTGGCGCAGTCAGAGTCGTCACAGCATCCGGCGTGGCCATGATCATCGTTGTGGGACTCATGATCGTGATCATCACCACAGCATCCACCGTGGGCGTGGCCATCATGGTCATCATGGTCTCCGTGATTAGACTGGTGGCTATGATCATCACCGCAGCATCCCGAGTGTTCGTGACTGTCATTGTGTTGTGTAGGAGGCGAGGCAGGGGATGGCTTATCCCCATTGGGATTTGAACAACACGATGCACCCATCGTCAAGTGAAAGATACAAAATGGGTAAAGAAAGTAGCCGATGTATTCAAGATATCACTGATAAGATACAAAAGAGGAGAAAATTTCATCCAGACTGTCCACGTTTCTTATATAACCCACAACGGGGCTGTTTGCTCCAGGGCGGTGTTATCAATCTGTAAAGTCGCCGCGCGCCGCGGCCCCACTGCAAGCGACAACAACTCTCCGCTCCGCGCAACTTGTCGGTGAAGCTCCGCTCAAAGAATACGCAAACCAAACCAAAAAAAAATCGATTAATTACCGGGTATCGGGAATAATCACGCCACACGGACATGGCCTTTGGGCATTTCTCTTAGATACCCGTGTTCCTCGGTGCCATTACGTCAAGTGCGAGGTGCATGCCCATTGTATGAATTCCTCGGCCGTGTTAGACGGATCTGAAGAgtggaaaagaagaggagaatTAGTGAACTTACCTTTTGATCGACTGGATATCGGCACATCCAGAATTAGAAACCGGGTTGGAATGGTTGATGGTGGCAGGACCAGCCAGAGAGTGTTTGTGGTGGAGAGCAAACAATAAGCTCAAACTGCAGGATTTTCTAGAAGGTTAGGATTCTAAGGATCTTGGGAATTGCTTGGTAAAATACCTCACTGTTTGGCTGCTTGAGGTGGCGTATAACTTGTGTCATGTGAAGTTTGAGTAAATAGATATATGATATGACAGCCCAGTAGGACAAAGCCTGACCAAGGTCGAAAATGTGAGATTGGAAGACAACAAATCTAGCACCGCAAGACCATTGGCTGTTTTCATCTCTTTGTGACTTAAACCCTGAAAATTGTCGGTCTTGTCGGTGTGCCACTGCAAGTTCTGGTTGCTACAAGGTGATAAATCATTGTCTTCAAATAGCATGGCTTTATGGAATCATGCATGGCACTCGATAATCAAGCTGGGGGGAGCCAAAGGGAAGAGAcgagaataaaaaataaaagaaaagaggttGAATAagtagaggaggaagaagttgaGCTTTCCCTATCTCTGGGAAGGCGACAGAGTTCTCAACATGACAATCTTGTAGTCAAAGCTAGGCTAAGAAAAGTCTCGTCCCgtcggctgctgctgtgaCATCTTCATATAAGCGTTCCTAGTCGCCACTCTTCCCTTCTTACCCCAAACAAGTAATACCgcagggaggaggagcaccACAAAGCAGACGACAGAGATGAAGATGTGCAGCCCCTGAAGGCCCATGGCTTTGGTCCATGGGGTGAGGGCGAACAGAACCACCACAGCGAGGACATTACGAACAAAGACGACACCAACCAACGCATTTCCGACAATCTATGGCTCGTATCAGATTCTCTGTCTGGGCTCTGAGGGGCTGGGTACTTACATCATGATAGCAGTCCATTGAGTAGGAGAGTGCAATGTCGCCTGCAACAGTGAGACCAAATGCAAACATGCCGAGGCCGACGGCAAGGACAGGCCATGAAGCTCCCTAGGTTGTAGAATAAGCCACTGAGTAGTAATATGACCGTTGGGGGTTGAGACTTACGCTGTTAAGCCCCAGACCGAATGTAAGAATGCCGGCCGGGGTAATGATGGCCATCGGAAGAGCAAGCCAGAGACGCATCTCAGGTTCGTAGATGCCGTTGTTCCTCTTGGCCAGCCACACAATAGACTTGTCGTTCAGGTATCCGCCAAAGAAGACTCCGGGGAGCGAGCCGACGAACGGGGCGAGGTTCATCAACCCTACACCCACCGCAGTGAAGTTGTACGGTGGAAGAAACAGGTAGGTTGACTGCGTAGAGATCAGAATGGCAAACCATGCCAAAAGGGTACCAAATGTGGCAGCCGTGTAAGCAACCGCAGGGAAGGTGAACAAGACCACCACGGGTTGGTAGAAGTCGTGTAGCATGGAGCCATCAGTTTTGGTGACCCATGCAAGGCGCTCGCGGTATGACTTTTTGCGGGGTGGAGACTCAAGCTGAACAGCAGAGCTAACCTGCTGTAGTTGGGCATGCTTATCTCGAGAGGTCTCTGTCGACTCGTTTCTCTCGCCTTGGTCAGATGCAACCTCGTGTGAGCCTGTCAGAACACGGGTAAACTTGGTTTCCTCGAAAAACAGAAGAATCAATACAAGGTTGATCCCGAAGAGTATaacacaccaccaccacatccATCGCCACCCTTGGCTCTCGACGATGTATCCTGAGGCCACTGGTCCAAGGTAGGCGCCGGTGAAGGTGGAGAAGAGGTACCATCCGTTCATGGATGCGTGGTCGTGAACGAAGAAAAGGTCGGCGATGGTCATCTGCGCGATGGTTTCACTTACGGCTCCTCCGAGCCCGGAAATCAGGTTGCTTCCATATGAATCCCCTATGTTCTTTGTCGTTGCAAACCAGATGCAGCTGACAAACTGCAACAGTGCGCTGAATAGGTAGACTGGGCGCCGTCCATACTTGTAGGCGAAAGGAATAAAGAGAATGCAGCCCACAGCCAAACCGGCATAGTTGACAGCGGCGGATCCATTGAGCTGATCGACTGAGAATCTCAGCTCCCCTTGCATTTGCTCCCAGGCTGTGAATCCAATGTCCAGCTGAACAAAGGTGAGCAGGACGTATAGAGACACGAGGGCGAAGTTGACTGCTTTCCGTAGTGCACTCCAGTTCAAGGGGTCGTTGGGGTCGTCTGTCGGAGTTGGATGCAGGATCGTGCCGTTGATGAGTTCATCGCCTCGTAAATAGTTAGCTAATGGATAGAGAGAGCGGGCCGAGAATAGGGTGCTCACGATCTGCTATGATTACCGTTCCCGGAGCCCAAAAATCAGGGTTCTGCTCGGGTTGACTCGAGGGCGCCATGGTGATGAACAGTTCAGTGTTGCTTGACGAAGTGCTTTCGCCCATCATCTATGGTTCTGGGAGAAGCAATTGATCCAGAGTCGCCATTCATCTgcaatattaatatttcgaGGGTCTCAAACAATCACAGGGTCTACGACAATCGGCAGCCGGTGGATTACGTAGATAGCATATCAGGGGGCTACGAAGTGTGACCTCCACGACCGGTAGTTTGAGAGATTACTTATCAACTTGCTTGGGCCTGGCCAATCACACGCCAAAGAATAGGCCGGCCCAGCTTGACAAACGTTACCCCAGACTCACCATCCCATCTAATCGTGCGTGGATTCTTGGGGCGCGAAATTCGATCTTGCGGGGTAAAAGAGCACTTTTCCGAAAGCAGCCAATATTTTGCAATCGCGGTGCAGAGCGAGCCGGTAGTTTTTGATAGATACCAGGACATGGCTTGTCGCTTGTAATGCCCATTTGTGGTTAGCTTCTGTGGTGGCAGAGGGCATTCTCAACCGCGAACGAAGCAACACACAGCATAAGAGCAAACTGCCAACAGTATCGGCATTTGTTGCCATGTCGTAGCAATCTCAATCATGGTCGTCATCAACTCCCCCCAGCCATCTGAAGCTCAACGCCTCGGTGAGATTTACGTCTCATCAATGGCCGAGAACCCTGTTGTCATTGTTCAGTTTCCCACACCCGAACGTCGACAAGAATTGCAAGCATACTTTACAATCTCTATTGAACATTCTATACAAAAAAGTCCCGACACGACATTGGTTGCGAGAACCGACAATGGGCGGATTCTGAGCTTCATCCATTGGGATGTGATTGACCCTCATACCGCCCATCAAGAGGCTAAAGAATCGAACAATCCGCCAAAGGCTGATCCTTCCGCCAGCGACAGTGTTTCTTTTGACAGCGAGGCTCTTAGCTGGCAATCGAATTATCTTGCTATCGCGGAGGATGCACGGGTCAAAACCATGGGTCAACGACCGTACATCCGTAAGAATATGCCCGGGTTTGGTACAGAAGCTCTCTAACTGCCGAACATTTAGATTTGGTCTACGTTTCCACGGATCCCAATCACCAAGGCCATGGTTCTGCTAGTAGACTTCTGAGTCGTCTAATGGAGGTGGCCGTATCCAATAGGTTACCCATCTGGCTTGAGAGCACAATGAATGCAGTGTCATTTTACGAGAAGAAGGGTTGGCAAAGGGTATGCAAGATTTGTACACCAGCGCCTGGAAATGCTGGAGAGTTTCATGGAGGTGTGTATGAAGAACAAGGTATGCTATGGGAGGCCCCTTCGGCTTGAGAAGGCAGTCTCATATCAATTAATTGGCTGGCAACAATAAGAATTCATCATGCCTACACTCTTACCTGATTGCCTGTCGTACCATTTCTAGTTAATGCATCAATGCTGTACTGTTGGGTCACATGTGACTATGTTATTGCGCCAAGTGAAGAGAGATTCCACCTCTGGCCAAAGCCAGATGATCCGGCTGTCCTGTTCTGACTCTCGTCGATTATGAATGCCCAGCCTTGACTCGGCATTCACTCGTTTTATGTTATTTGCTGCATTAATAGGGCCGCAAGGTCGTAAAAAGGTGATTCCGATCAAAACAGTTGTCACCAATAGAGCCATGGCGCAGATACAAGCAATGAAttgttattttttttttttttaacatACTAACCCAAACAACAAGTATAAAACATCTTCAGGCTGGAACAGTCAACTTCTCTCAAATCTTGGCAGAGTTGGCGATAAAAGTGTCCTGGAACAAGGCCACCGAGGCGTCCAAACTGCAAGCCTTAAGCCTCTCCGAAGTGAGGAGGTAAGACTTGGGGAACCACAAAGGCACTTCCTCACCCAAGGCCATTCTAGCAACAGCTTGGCCAGTCAACCAACACTTATCCATACCGTGGCCGTTGAACCCGGCTGCGATCCACTCGTTGGAGGCCTGCTCTGTGCCAGCCTGCCCAAGATTCCCAACCATAGGCAACCAGTCCGTTGTGAAACCCATGATTCCCGACCACACCGTCTTGAGGCGGGCATCATCGGCGCCTGAAAATATCTTTGGGATGATAGATGAGATGTTCTCTTTGGCAGATGTCGCAACTTCAGAGTCATCACTTGTCAATAGGTTGTCGACTTCTTGACTCTCTCCTCCTATGTAGATATCCCCTGTCAAAGCATTTTGCTGAGCATAGTATAGTCCCGTCGTGATGCGCTTTGTCTCGGGATCATAGCGGCTTTGGTGCATCTGTGTCCACGAGTATCGGTCGCCGACTCGAGGGAAAGCAGCCCCAGGATCTTGCACCGACATTGTACCCCTCAATGGGTAAAGCTTGCCAGTCAGGCTTGGTAGCAGATGAGATGCATAGCCATTCGTACAGTGGATAACTGTTTTGGCCTTGATGGGTCCTCGAGTTGTCTCCAGTAGGTATCCAGGTTCTTCCACTGACTTGTCTTGATAGGAAACTGAAGTGACGGCCGTATTCGTCTCGAGGGAGAATCTACCATGATGCAAGTCCAGTAGACGCTTCTGAAGGATGGTGATAAGCCGATAAGGCCAGAGGGCGCATGCGCCTTCCTGAGTAAAGCCGGCTAGGCCATCACGATACATGTATTCGTTCTGTCAAGCGGGAACACGAGTTAGCTTCTGTTTAAACATTTGTCACGACGTTACTCTCATCAGGCAGCGTACCTTGATGATGTCTTGATCCTCTGTCATGCCATATTTGAGGATGGTATCGGGTATCGTAGCTTGCAGTAACTCCAGGGAACGTTTGGCCTCCTCCAGGGATTTCTTATCCATCACAACATCCGTGGCATTGACTTCTCGGAGTTGTATAAAGTCACGTTCCTCTTGTTCAAGCTGGTTCACCAGTGCCTTGAGCTCCGTGATATTAGCCTCGCTGAAGCGCAAAATCTTTGTAGCTTCCTCGACTCCCAAGGCATTCACGAGGTCCTCAAATCGTCCACAAGTATCGGAAACAAGGTGGCCGCCATTGCGTCCAGTAGCACCGCTGCAGGCATTGCGGGCCTCCAATATAGTTATGCGTAGCCCGGCGGCAGAGGGGTGATTCAACATCGTATGGGCGACACTCGTACCAGTTATACCCGACCCGATGATAGCAACATCAGTGTCTGAAGGAAGAGTGGATGATTGAGCCTTTGCAACGTCGGCGGGAGGATATTGCCATGCAGACGAGGTGGGGTTTTCTGAAGGCAGACAAGCAGGAAGGCTGATGCGGTCCCTGACCTGCTGGGCGAAGGCTATGAGAATCTCATTAGAGGTGACATCTAGAATGGTACTCTGAAGCTTACACTGTTGAGCCATTGGTGTCAGTTGtaagtgtgtgtgtgtgtgtagtTTTGGTGGTAGAAAATGAGTGATTGTTAGTCTACCAATGTATTGCAAGCAATCATCAGGTGCACAAATACTTAAGTATCCATAAATGCAATACCTCAGCAGCCCAGCCGGTCTATTTTGGTTGGCGGGCGATCAACGCCGGCTTCAACGAGCTACTGCAGCAGCTAAGCCCATCCGGGGCGTTAGATTGCACGGAATCATGGGGTTGTTATCGTTCCTTGTCATGCGGCGTGACGTCTCGGACCCCGCAGATCCCGCTCCGTCTCTTGACCACCCCAAGCTCGCTTGGGTGTTGGCAAACAAGATCCTGTCAGGAGGAGAGTATCGACCAGGAGGTCGGTAGAGGATGTCATGCGGTGTCTGGGTGACCGAGGCAGGCTTGATTGGCGACAAGTTGATAGGTGCTCGACCGGCGGATAAAAATAATGCACCACCGGCGTATTTTCTGGACTATTATTCACCAACTAATCTTGTGGCTGCCATCTGTCAGGAATGCGACGCGAAACCCGCGAGGCACTTTGTTCGGTGCAGGGGATAGTCTTCGTCCAAGGTTTCAATCTCTAGACGCTAGTATTTCTGGGCTTTCATGTCTTCTAATCAGTTCCATCCTGCGCTCATAACTAAGAGGCTAAAGTATAACTAATCCTCGTCGTGGTACATGTTCATGCCAGCCAGGGATGAATTGTAAATGATGAATCTTGGCCAGCCCGAGTCTTTCAAAACTGTCATGTTGCTGTCTCGATCTTCCCAAGACCATGAATCCAAGCCTCCCGCTGACAAAGGAGGTCACCAAAAAACACCAAACCGTCCCAGAGACTGGAAGTTGGCGGTGATGCTTATTGGTGTTGGACCTCTGCAGAGTCGTATAAATTTCCCCGTTGCTCATTTGGAAAGATGTCGCTTCTAATGGGCACCCTCCATGCATCACGCTAAGATTCTTGTTCCTGTCTAGTTCACGCTCTGGAATCGAAAACACGGTTCTGTGTCAATCTGCAACAGGCCCGAGAGCATCCCACCACACACAATGAGCGACTATGAATACGTTCCCAAACCGCTTGAGCCACTTCCTCCTATGCCACCAGAGATCTTCCTACACTACCTGGAGCATGGCGAGGGGGAACTGAACGCGGCACGCCGCGATTGACTTCCTCGCCTCCCGTTGCGGCTGGGTAAGAGAGTCATCGACGGTGTTGAGGCTTGTTATGGAAACGGTGTTCACATTATTGAGGGCCCAACAACATGACGATCTTCTGGATTTTCATGACCACCATGGCGGCTAGTATACTGCCATGTGTATTGTGGTCCGGTGTGATGAAAGACATTCAAGGTGGCACTTCTCTGGGGGCCTTGATTGTAGCTCTTCCCGCGGCTGTTCTAGCGGCATTCTTGTTTCGATTTGAAGGTGTCTAGACATCCATTATGGGGCTCTGTTCTTGGCTACTGTTCGTCTTTTGTTCAGTCAGACCAGTTCCCTACATACTTTGGGTCAGAGAGATTGTGGACTAAGTTGTCTTGTGCGCTGAAAGAGAAGATCGCAAAATTCAGTATCCTAATGCCCAATCCAAGCACTGCAAATTCATGCATCTCTACACTCCTTTCCCGATCAGCAACTCAAAGTGCAGGCTCTCCCCAGGACTTCTGCCATGCCACTTCCCATTCTCTCTTGACCTCATCCAGCCATTCCTGGAAAGAAAGCTCTCTTTCCTGTTCACCCTTGATAACCATCTTGCCGTCTCTCGTTCCACCCCAGTCGTCGCCACGGGCTGATACGTACATGTGCTCGGGTCGACACGCAGGTTGCAGCACGACATCATCTATCTCATCGCCAGTGGTCttgcttgatcttgaagatTCTTTGTTGTCATAGCAGCTCTTGCAGGCGAATGTGTTGGTACAATAGCAGCATAGATAAACAGCCTCAGCTTCGGCATCCCCGCCGATCTGTTTCTCGCAGTAGCTGCAAGTCACAGGGGACTGAGTTTCTCCCGTAAATAGCTGGTCATCGATGACGTAGAACTGACAGGAGGCCGCAATCTCTGCGTGCTTCTTTAGCCCGGGTACCAAGCACAAGACCTTGGCAAGGACCTGGAAGCTTGGCGCGTCGTTATCCTGGTGCTCGTCCGTCAGTGTTGTGACGCATCCTCGAAAGGTCTGATCGGCGCCCTCGAAGAAGCTCAAAGCTGGACTGAGCTTGCGTCGCATGATGGACAACGGGATGCTGATCTGAGACTGGTAAGGCTCAAAGTCGGCCTGCAACCCCTGCAACTGAGACATCAGGTCCTCCATCTTGTCAAGGGcagcctgcttcttggccagatTATCCTTCAAATCGACAGATTCTTGTTTTTCTTTCGCAGAACTCAGGAACTGCTCGAGAAACATGTCTGCCAGCCGCCAGCCAATGCGAATCGTAGTATCGACGCTACCAGCGACCTTGACACGGAGTGCTCGACGTAGAATCTCCTCTGCTTCATCTGCCGCGTCCGCTTGGAACCCTGCCCACACGAAGCGAACAAAATCAGCCCACCAGATCGACAACATCTGGGCCGAAGAATTCTCCCCTTCGATCAGGCGATTGACGGCCTCAGCGTATGTCTTCTTAACCTTCTCAGCGGCTGGCTTGCCCCGTTTCTTGGCTGCTTTGTGGATTCGCCGGTGTGTTTCTGCCATGAAACCCTTGACAAGCTGTGCATGTCCCACGAGATCCAGGAGTTGAAGGACGTTCTCTGGTCCGTTATGGCCCTTGCTCAACTCATGGACCAGCTCGTCGAAAAAGACCGTCGTGCTCTCCGCTTCGCTCTTGTTGGCAGTTTCCACGGCCCTCTCGACGCTCTCCAGAGCACGCTTGTCATCCCGGAGA harbors:
- a CDS encoding MFS domain-containing protein encodes the protein MAPSSQPEQNPDFWAPGTVIIADRDELINGTILHPTPTDDPNDPLNWSALRKAVNFALVSLYVLLTFVQLDIGFTAWEQMQGELRFSVDQLNGSAAVNYAGLAVGCILFIPFAYKYGRRPVYLFSALLQFVSCIWFATTKNIGDSYGSNLISGLGGAVSETIAQMTIADLFFVHDHASMNGWYLFSTFTGAYLGPVASGYIVESQGWRWMWWWCVILFGINLVLILLFFEETKFTRVLTGSHEVASDQGERNESTETSRDKHAQLQQVSSAVQLESPPRKKSYRERLAWVTKTDGSMLHDFYQPVVVLFTFPAVAYTAATFGTLLAWFAILISTQSTYLFLPPYNFTAVGVGLMNLAPFVGSLPGVFFGGYLNDKSIVWLAKRNNGIYEPEMRLWLALPMAIITPAGILTFGLGLNSGASWPVLAVGLGMFAFGLTVAGDIALSYSMDCYHDIVGNALVGVVFVRNVLAVVVLFALTPWTKAMGLQGLHIFISVVCFVVLLLPAVLLVWGKKGRVATRNAYMKMSQQQPTGRDFS
- a CDS encoding N-acetyltransferase domain-containing protein encodes the protein MVVINSPQPSEAQRLGEIYVSSMAENPVVIVQFPTPERRQELQAYFTISIEHSIQKSPDTTLVARTDNGRILSFIHWDVIDPHTAHQEAKESNNPPKADPSASDSVSFDSEALSWQSNYLAIAEDARVKTMGQRPYIHLVYVSTDPNHQGHGSASRLLSRLMEVAVSNRLPIWLESTMNAVSFYEKKGWQRVCKICTPAPGNAGEFHGGVYEEQGMLWEAPSA
- a CDS encoding DAO domain-containing protein, which produces MAQQCKLQSTILDVTSNEILIAFAQQVRDRISLPACLPSENPTSSAWQYPPADVAKAQSSTLPSDTDVAIIGSGITGTSVAHTMLNHPSAAGLRITILEARNACSGATGRNGGHLVSDTCGRFEDLVNALGVEEATKILRFSEANITELKALVNQLEQEERDFIQLREVNATDVVMDKKSLEEAKRSLELLQATIPDTILKYGMTEDQDIIKNEYMYRDGLAGFTQEGACALWPYRLITILQKRLLDLHHGRFSLETNTAVTSVSYQDKSVEEPGYLLETTRGPIKAKTVIHCTNGYASHLLPSLTGKLYPLRGTMSVQDPGAAFPRVGDRYSWTQMHQSRYDPETKRITTGLYYAQQNALTGDIYIGGESQEVDNLLTSDDSEVATSAKENISSIIPKIFSGADDARLKTVWSGIMGFTTDWLPMVGNLGQAGTEQASNEWIAAGFNGHGMDKCWLTGQAVARMALGEEVPLWFPKSYLLTSERLKACSLDASVALFQDTFIANSAKI